In Helianthus annuus cultivar XRQ/B chromosome 9, HanXRQr2.0-SUNRISE, whole genome shotgun sequence, the following are encoded in one genomic region:
- the LOC110876636 gene encoding uncharacterized protein LOC110876636, whose protein sequence is MKKSQFQWTPEAENAFREMKDCLIKLPTLTAPNKGEPLVLYLSASDKAVRAVLLVDRQGVQTPVYYVSRTLTDPETRYEIMEKLVLALIHASRRLRRYFANHVIHVLTNYNIGNILARPEVSGRLAKWAIELGGHNVVFRPRPSIKGQILADFMTEVLDDKERECKAMEKAEKEQTEKPWLLYTDGASNEDGVGAGLRLVSPYKHEFTYAIRLDFKSTNNEAEYEAFLAGLRLAIKMGVRHIEAHVDSMLVAGQINGQYEAKGDVMALYLSQAKTLLQTFYSYKVHHINRSENKPADALSKLASTSFQHLAKDVRIEVLSNPSVPLREVSVIQTGTTSWMTPIIMYLQSGILPENKAEARKVQYKSEHYQMADGILYRKSYLGPLLRCVDADDANYLIQEVHEGICGIHAGPRMVVAKVMNAGYYWPGMHLDAVKELRKCSGCHRHAPKTMRPKNELVPVTTAWPFQQWGIDMVGPFPEAPGAVKVRVCTFNPGDYVLRDNEASNAEKPGKLAPKWEGPYVIDAVLGKGAYKLRTINNKEVPRTWNAQQLRKCYM, encoded by the exons ATGAAGAAAAGCCAATTccaatggactccggaagcagagaACGCGTTCCGCGAGATGAAGGATTGCCTCATCAAACTACCAACCCTAACCGCACCAAACAAGGGAGAACCTTTGGTACTCTACCTTTCAGCTTCCGATAAGGCAGTCAGAGCTGTGCTGCTTGTCGATCGTCAAGGTGTCCAAACACCAGTTTACTACGTGTCGAGAACCTTGACCGATCCAGAAACCCGATATGAAATCATGGAGAAGTTAGTCCTTGCACTAATTCATGCTTCAAGGCGGCTGCGCAGATACTTTGCCAATCACGTCATCCACGTGCTAACAAACTACAACATCGGCAACATCCTTGCAAGGCCAGAAGTATCAGGAAGGTTAGCCAAATGGGCAATAGAACTGGGAGGTCACAACGTGGTTTTCAGACCACGACCATCAATCAAAGGCCAAATCTTGGCAGATTTTATGACAGAAGTCCTAGATGACAAAGAAAGAGAGTGCAAAGCCATGGAAAAAGCTGAGAAAGAGCAAACAGAAAAGCCATGGTTGTTATATACCGATGGAGCATCCAACGAAGATGGAGTAGGCGCAGGGCTAAGGCTGGTAAGCCCCTACAAACACGAGTTCACGTACGCCATACGCCTGGATtttaaaagcacaaacaacgaagcAGAGTATGAAGCTTTCCTGGCTGGCTTACGATTGGCAATCAAAATGGGGGTCCGACACATTGAAGCGCATGTTGACTCCATGCTTGTAGCAGGGCAAATAAACGGCCAATACGAAGCCAAGGGGGATGTCATGGCACTCTACCTCAGCCAAGCAAAAACCTTGCTACAAACCTTCTACTCTTACAAAGTGCAccacataaacagaagcgagaacaagcCGGCAGACGCGTTGAGTAAGCTCGCATCAACAAGTTTCCAGCACCTAGCAAAAGATGTGCGCATAGAGGTTTTGAGCAACCCATCCGTTCCACTCAGGGAAGTAAGTGTCATCCAGACAGGAACAAcgtcctggatgacaccaatAATCATGTACTTGCAGTCAGGGATACTTCCCGAAAACAAAGCCGAGGCGCGAAAGGTCCAATACAAATCAGAACACTATCAGATGGCAGATGGGATACTGTACCGAAAGTCGTATCTCGGCCCGCTGCTGAGATGTGTTGACGCCGACGACGCAAATTACCTAATCCaagaagtgcatgaaggaatttGTGGTATTCATGCCGGGCCTCGAATGGTGGTggcaaaagtgatgaatgccggatactactggcccgggatgcatctCGATGCCGTGAAAGAATTGAGGAAGTGCAGTGGCTGCCACAGACATGCGCCAAAGACCATGCGCCCCAAAAATGAACTAGTACcagtcaccaccgcatggccttttcaacaatggggcatagacatggtggGTCCTTTCCCGGAAGCACCAGGGGCGgtcaa AGTCCGAGTCTGCACTTTTAACCCAGGGGACTATGTCCTAAGGGACAATGAAGCTTCCAACGCAGAAAAGCCCGGAAAATtggctcccaaatgggaaggcccatacgtAATCGATGCAGTACTCGGCAAGGGAGCTTACAAATTGCGCACCATCAACaacaaagaggttccacgaacctggaatgcTCAACAACTCCGAAAGTGTTACATGTAA